From a region of the Rathayibacter sp. VKM Ac-2804 genome:
- a CDS encoding methyltransferase domain-containing protein, whose translation MDSETRTPDAPATATGRYAHGHHESVLRSHRWRTVENSAGYLLPHLAPGVSVLDVGCGPGTITVDLAERVAPGRVLGVDASAEVIAQAAAVDSPAEFAVADAYALPYADDSFDVVHAHQVLQHLTRPVDALREWGRVGRLVAARDVDYAGVLIHPFTEGLQAWAALYQRVHRASAGEPDAGRRLKAWAREAGFESVEVTASLWVFENAEDRAWWGGMWADRAVSSSFATVALERGLATRAELEAISDAWRAWAADEDGWLSMPHGELLAR comes from the coding sequence ATGGACTCCGAGACCCGCACGCCCGACGCACCCGCCACCGCGACCGGCCGCTACGCGCACGGCCACCACGAGAGCGTGCTGCGCTCGCACCGCTGGCGCACCGTCGAGAACTCCGCGGGATACCTGCTGCCGCACCTCGCGCCCGGCGTCTCGGTCCTCGACGTGGGCTGCGGCCCGGGGACGATCACCGTCGACCTCGCCGAGCGGGTCGCCCCGGGCCGGGTGCTCGGCGTGGACGCCTCGGCCGAGGTGATCGCCCAGGCGGCGGCCGTCGACTCCCCCGCAGAGTTCGCGGTCGCGGACGCCTACGCGCTGCCGTACGCGGACGACTCCTTCGACGTCGTGCACGCGCACCAGGTCCTCCAGCACCTCACCCGGCCGGTCGACGCGCTGCGCGAGTGGGGCCGGGTCGGCCGGCTCGTCGCCGCCCGCGACGTCGACTACGCCGGCGTGCTGATCCACCCCTTCACCGAGGGCCTGCAGGCCTGGGCCGCGCTCTACCAGCGGGTGCACCGCGCCTCGGCCGGTGAGCCCGACGCGGGCCGGCGCCTCAAGGCCTGGGCGCGGGAGGCCGGCTTCGAGAGCGTCGAGGTCACCGCGTCGCTCTGGGTGTTCGAGAACGCCGAGGACCGCGCCTGGTGGGGCGGCATGTGGGCGGACCGGGCGGTCTCCTCCTCCTTCGCCACCGTCGCCCTCGAGCGCGGCCTCGCCACCCGGGCCGAGCTCGAGGCGATCAGCGACGCCTGGCGCGCCTGGGCCGCCGACGAGGACGGTTGGCTCTCGATGCCCC